The sequence TCGTCGATGGCGCCGGCGCGCACGAGCGCCTGGCCCAGCGATCCACCGTCCTTCTTCTGTATTTCCTTCGCGCGGGCGAGACCGGCCTCGTCGATCAGCTTCGCTTCGAGCAGCTGCGTGGCGATCTTGTCCCGTGGCGCTGTCGGAGTACCGGTGTTCATGCCGCGATTCCCGCTTCCGGTGTCGGAGTCAATCCTGACGCCGCGGCCCGTGCCACGCCCCGCCGCAATGCTTCCGGGAGCAAGGCTCGGGCCGTGGATCGGGGTCTGCCGTGACCGGAGTTTGTTCGGACGGGAACAGCCTGACTTTAATGCGGATTAAGCGGTCCGGACGGTGCCCGGGCGGGCTTCCGGAAGTCGAGGAACGGGGCCAGGCGGGACACAGTTGCCGGGCCGATGCCCTTAATGCCGAGCAAATCTGCCGGCTTTTGAAAAACGACACCCTGGCGCCGGGCTGCGTCGATGCGTCCGGCCATGACCGGGCCTACACCCGGCAACATCTGCAGGCTGTCGACCGAACAGGTGTTGATGGCCAGCGGGGCGGCGGGGCCGTCCTTGCGGCGCGGGGCCGGCGCGCGGTGCGGGTGGTCACCTTCCGGCAGGGCGACGGCGGCTGCTTCCGGCGCCGGGGCCGCCCCCGGCTCCATGGCGGACCCGGATTTCGCGCTGCCCGGGGGACCGGCCTCGCTGTCGGTGGCCTCGCCCCCGGCGGCATCGGGCTCCAGGACGGCGTCGAGCCAAAGCTCATTCCGCCAGGCGCCGTCCGGCCCGACCAGCAGTTTCTGGCGCACCAGGCGTCCCCCGGCCAGCACCAGCAACGCCAGCAGCAGCCCCAGCGCCTGCCGGCGTCCCAGTACCGAGGGGCCGCCGAAGGCCCGGCGGCGGCGCCGCGGGCGCTCCGGGTGCTCCGGGCCCTCCGGGACGGTTACTGGCGGAAGCCCCACTCCAGCCGAAGATCCGTCTCCATCCCCGGGCTCAGGGCACCGGAGGTCAACTGCTGGCGGGTCCCGGTCAGGTTGCGGAAGCCCATGGTCAGGTGCGCCCCCACCAGGCGGAAGCCCACCAGCAGGTCCAGGTTGCTCCGTGCCGGCAGCTGCCAGGTCCCCGTCACGTCCCAGGGATCGGCGCTCGCCGCCCGCCGTGTCGCCAGAAGGGACAGCTGCAGGATGCCGTCCTCCTTGAAGAAGTGGTTCTCCCAGTCCAGCCGCAGGCGCTGCCACTGTTCCGGGGGCAGCGGCACGGTCGGTCCGGATGAGACGTCGAAGCCCTGCCACGTACCCTCCGCCTGCAGCCGGGCCCAGCCCAGGAAGCGACCGGCGCGCGCCACGCTGGTGGTCAGGCGCCAGGACGTCAGTTCGAGTTCGTTGGTCCAGCGCCCGCGGTCGGGCTCATCGGTTTCGGCGCGCCAGGCGATGCCGTTGGCCAGGTGGCGCGCCGAACCCGTGGCCGCAAGCTCCAGGCCCGCAACGCGCGTCGACGCAACCAGCGACGCGCGCAGGGATTGCTCACGTTCGAGATCGTTGTTCGGCAGTACGACCAGTGTCCGCCCGGCGACGACCTGGCGCAGGTGCGTCAACAACTCGTCGCTGCGCGGCGCGCGGCCGCCCCACTCCAGCGCGGCCTGCCAGCGCGGATCGGTGCCCCGCTGGGCCAGTGCCAGGCGCGCGTCCGGTCCCCAGCCCAGGGGCCCCGAAGCGAGCGCTCCCAGTTCCGCCTGGGCGTGCGCGCCCGCCAGTGCGCCCTCCCAGCCGAACGCCAGCCGGGCCTCGCTGCCGCGGCCGGCCACCGGCTGCGTGTCGGCGCCGGCCCACTCGAGTCGCGTGCCGCTGTCGCGCAGCGTCCAGTCCTGGATCGAGAGGCTCAGCAGCGGGAGGCCGGTGGTCGCTGGCGCGTCCGGCAGCAGCGCAGTGTCGGCGGGGGCGTCGCCTGTGGTTGCGGAGGTGCTGTCTGCGGCGGCGACCGCGGTGCTTTCCGCGGTGCTGTCCGCGCCCGCCGCAAGGGTATCGCGGGGTGCGACAGCCGTCGCCGTTGCGCCATCGGCAGGCGCTGAGGCCGCCGCCACGCTGCCGGCGCGCCGCCGTATATCCACACGCGCGCCTTGCCGCCCGGACTCGAGCAACCGCAAGTCGTCGGGCGGCGTTTCACTCGTCCAGCGCGGCCCCCACAGCACATCGCGCTCGTTCCAGAACAGCACCGGCCGCACATCCCAGGCGCCCGGCAGCCAGCGCATGCGCACGGCCGCGGAGCGATCCCAGGCCTCGAGGCTGCCGGCCGCAAGGGCGGGCAGTTCATCGCGCGTGCGGCGGCCGGTGCCGAACTCGACCGAGAGCTCGCTGCCGTCGGCGAACGCGCGCTGCAGGCGGGTGCGGCTCTGGCGCACCTTGCCCTGCCCCGGGAATCGGCCGTCGGCGCGCAGCGCCAGGAACACTTCATCCGGGTCGTTCGTGTGGTTGTAGCCTTCGTTGTCGAGCGATTCCTCGAAGGTGAATCCGATCCGCCAGTCGGCGCGCGGCGAGAGGAACTCGACGCCGCGGTAGTAGCTTTCGTGCCGCCCCTTCACGCCCCGGTACGACGAAACCGCGCGCCGCGGCTCGATATCGCGCGAGACCAGTTCCACCACGCCGCCCGTGCCGCCCCAGCCGTCGGCGCCGAGGCCGCCGGCCGTGGCCGTCACGCCCTCGATCCCCACGAACCAGGCATCGTCCGCCAGCGCGTGACCGGTGCCCAGCGGCACGCCGTCACGGACCACCAGCGGCATGGGCGAAGTTCCTCCCTCGCCCGAGAGCCGCGACGTGGCGCCGACCCCGCCGTCGATAAACGTCAGCCACGGAGACTCGCGGTCTGCCCAGGAGAGCCAGGTCGGGTTGAAGGGCTGCCAGAGCGGCCGCGTCCAGCCCGGCGCGCCGCCGACGGCGGACACGGGTGCGGGCCCGGGCACCGGCACCGGTTCCGCTGCGGCAGCGACGAGGCTGGTGTCCGGGGCCGCGGTGACGGCCGCGGCCGTGTCTGCCACAGCGGGAACCACGACCCCGGTTTCCGGCGGGAATTCCTGGGCCCGGCCAGGGGCCGCAGCCAGAGGTTGCCGTGGCTGCGATCAGGCCGACCGCGAGGCATGCTGCGGCGCCGGGCGTCCCGGGGCGTCCGGTCACCCGCGGGCGGGCCAGGGGCGCCATGCGCGGCGCCAGGACGGGCAGGAAGACCGCGAAGATCGCGACGTTGCTCGCGGCATGAACCAGGAAGAAGGGAACGGCGCCGACCAGGACCACAGGCAGGGGCAGGTCGAAGATCAGGAGTCCGGCCAGGTTGGTGAGCGCGTCGTAGAGCACGGTGGCGACCAGTCCTCCGGCTGCGGCGCGCGCGACGGCCCGCCGGGAAACACGGCCCGCAACACCGGCCACGCGGCCGGCAGCGACATGTCCAACGGGTCCGGCCAGCCCCATGCCGAGCATCTGCGCCAGGAGCAGGAGCGGCGGCGCCGACCCCATCGGCGACGCGATCGAATAGATGGCGGCAGCCATGGCCCCGCACAGGAAACCGAGCACCGGGCCGAGCACCACGCCCGCCACGGCCGTGATCACCGTCATGATCTCGACGTTCGGCAGCCAGGCCAGCAGGTAGCCGCCGCCGACGGCCGTACCGGCGAAAAGGCCCAGCAGCACGGGCTGCCGGACCGCAGAGGAAGGACGGGAAGGGTCGTTGGGTTCCACCATTCGGGCATCATAGGCAACGGCGGGGGAACGGGCAACGCCGCGCTTCGGCGTTGCGCGCCGGCGACGGGGCGCCCCGGGGGACGGCGTCGGCAGGGTGCGGGCGGGATCAGACCTCGACTGGACCTCAGCCAGACCTCGACTAGACCTCAACCAGGCGCTTCAGGCGGTGACCGACATCCAGGAAGGTCGGGTCGCTGACGCGGATGGCGCGGTAGCACTCGACGGCCTCGTCGGACTGCCCGGCCTGTTCGAGGGCGCGGCCCAGATGGTAGCGCAGGCCATGCTGCTCACGCGAGCCCTCGGCCGCGTGGCCGAGGCCTTCCCGCAGCACCCGGATCGCCTCGGGCAAACGGTCGGCCCGCTGCAGCGTGATGCCCCACATCTCGTGCGCGCGAACGGCGAACACTTCGTCGCAGGCCGCCGTCGAGAAGCTCTCGCAGGCCTGGTCGTACAGGCCCATCTCGAGGTAGACCATGCCCATCTCGTAGAGGCGCTCCACATCGGCCTCGCCACCGCCGCCGCCGACAACGGCGCCGATCTCGGAGGTGATGGTCGCCAACTGCGAGGAGTCATGGCCGGTACGGCTGCCGGAATCGGCGTTGAGAAAACGGGACAACGCATCGTCGGCCGGTTCGCGGCGCGCCGGCGCCGGTTCAACGGGCGCCGGGGCCCGGGCCGCCGGCGCGGCACGGTGCAGCTTCGACTTCGCCATCGCCTCGGAGACGAGGGCCTCGAGGTCCTCGCCCGAATCGATCTCGAAGCAGCCGTCGTCATCCTTGTCATCGCGGGACAGTTCCACCTGCGCCAGGATGTCCTCCACGCGATGCATGCCGGCGGGCGCGACCTCGTCCTCGAGCGACTCGATGGGCACGGCCGGCGGCGTCACGGTCGGCGGCGCTGCCGGCGCCAGGAGGTCGATGTTGCCGAAACCGGGTGACGCCGGCGCCGCCGGCGCCGTCACGGGCGCAAAAGTCGGCATCGGCACCGGCGTGGGCTCGAACGCCAGTTCGCGGAAGCCCGCGAAGTGATCCCCGGTGCGGGCCTTTTCCGGGTGGGCCGCGATATCCCAGCGGCCGTGCTCGGGGTAGTTGACGACTTCGGGGCAGCGCGCAAGCGCCTCGCCGATGCGAGTGGCCGCCTCGTCACCGCGGCCGGCGACCTGCGCCATCGCGGCGAGAAGGCAGAGTGAACGCGCCGACTCCAGCGGCATCTGCCACATGTTGAAGATCTGCACGAGCGCGACCTGCACCTGGATGCTCTCCGGCAGGAGCTCCAGCAACTGGATGCAGCGCTTGAGGAAGATTTCCTTGATGTCGCCGGCCACCTTGCCCGAATGCTGCAGGAAATGCAGGGCGTGATCCTCGCCCTCCATGGCCAGGCCCTGTCCGGCGCGCGTCTCGGCCAGGTACCAGTGGGCGTTCTGGTTCTCCGCCTCGTAGCGGAGGATCTTCTTGTAGATGGCGACGGCGTTGTTGAGCAGGCCGGTCTGGCGGTACTTCGCCGCCGCGCTCAGGAAGTGGCGAATGGCCTGCGGCGTGTCACCGGACCTGAGGCAGAGGTCGCCCAGTTCGTTGATGACCGTGGGGTTGTTCTTGTCCTTGTCGAGGATTTCCTCGTACAAAGCAATCGCCTGCGACCAGTTCCGCTTCTTGCCGGCCTGGTAGGCGTCCTGCTTCAATTGGCTGAGTTTCGACAAGTTGCGGCCCCCCGACGGTCGCGAACGGGTGTCAATTCGGGCTGTCGCCGGTCCGACGGATTGCCTTTCCGGGCCGTCCGCCTCGGGGAAATAGATCGACTCGGCGCCTCACGGGTTGAGCATAATCTCCTGCCCCCCAACAAAAACACCCGCTACCGGGTTATGGGCGGCGCGATAGGGAACCAGGCGGTAGTCATCACCATCGAGTACCACGAAATCGGCCCGTTTGCCCGGCGCCAGCGAGCCGGCAACCTCCTGGCGCCCGAGAGCC comes from bacterium and encodes:
- a CDS encoding helix-hairpin-helix domain-containing protein — protein: MGLPPVTVPEGPEHPERPRRRRRAFGGPSVLGRRQALGLLLALLVLAGGRLVRQKLLVGPDGAWRNELWLDAVLEPDAAGGEATDSEAGPPGSAKSGSAMEPGAAPAPEAAAVALPEGDHPHRAPAPRRKDGPAAPLAINTCSVDSLQMLPGVGPVMAGRIDAARRQGVVFQKPADLLGIKGIGPATVSRLAPFLDFRKPARAPSGPLNPH
- a CDS encoding tetratricopeptide repeat protein, with protein sequence MSKLSQLKQDAYQAGKKRNWSQAIALYEEILDKDKNNPTVINELGDLCLRSGDTPQAIRHFLSAAAKYRQTGLLNNAVAIYKKILRYEAENQNAHWYLAETRAGQGLAMEGEDHALHFLQHSGKVAGDIKEIFLKRCIQLLELLPESIQVQVALVQIFNMWQMPLESARSLCLLAAMAQVAGRGDEAATRIGEALARCPEVVNYPEHGRWDIAAHPEKARTGDHFAGFRELAFEPTPVPMPTFAPVTAPAAPASPGFGNIDLLAPAAPPTVTPPAVPIESLEDEVAPAGMHRVEDILAQVELSRDDKDDDGCFEIDSGEDLEALVSEAMAKSKLHRAAPAARAPAPVEPAPARREPADDALSRFLNADSGSRTGHDSSQLATITSEIGAVVGGGGGEADVERLYEMGMVYLEMGLYDQACESFSTAACDEVFAVRAHEMWGITLQRADRLPEAIRVLREGLGHAAEGSREQHGLRYHLGRALEQAGQSDEAVECYRAIRVSDPTFLDVGHRLKRLVEV